A genomic window from Osmia bicornis bicornis chromosome 4, iOsmBic2.1, whole genome shotgun sequence includes:
- the LOC114875710 gene encoding girdin gives MASSEIDDLLSGPLVTWFTSCLEDPNSLTSYYDLVDGVLLHNVFLQIDPEPIRDEIVPPEGNSLIRTKNLRAVVDNMKQFYEEELGHLVLRLPDTVNLGKEPEHYVAEMKLLLLLLLGCAVQCPNKEKFITNIKTLNVDTQLAIVDCIKQVTDHQDIVITQDAMENVNMGCLFGQIKKLTQELDLYRQKWRNTVINENVEGNDSSISGEPEEINKIQQSNLVIKSENEDNHHYAVELADWKSRVRKQRQELEEKTEALLECKEELEYHKMLVNKLKQENQELMHEARTAKSYRDELDAVIERADRADRLELEVVRYREKLTDIEFYKTRIEELREDNRVLMETREMLEDQLNSSRRRADKVLELESEIIKYKQLLNDMALERAADKEKYQELVEENTQLQKLTKAAANEAALADSISDTEEPAHTDNRLSEQLTNNAQTRALKLELENRRLVTLIDSLKENSFHENSSRVLELEKEKKKLSLKIESLNDNIERLTQQNSDLELVWKQALDENKKLHNSLKNQKVASEKQQQEFQVQHVKVIELEKNYDTAVKEKQRVQTLLESVQRRADDLERNFEVANQKVEELKIVENNIKEINSKCLDLESKLVVTEKEKDIAQRDIHRYRETIEEKDVALDKAANSIEVLERKVMQLEQDLHDSVTQISRLQEIERSSKELDSRAAIDRETLEILQSNLVAEKLNTQQLYTVLEKLGFSDNTLLSLPLDNILKKIAQIPEVVSYVQESNDSCCCDKSIPESKTFESNETGNLHSTLEATVESLKKEQEHLQMKLATAQTASENLLSEHAKLQVQITTLQSQNNSLAAQHTALQLANSQLVAEKEELLKQRSSQQQTHAKLVHDQVTLQSLHEQLNNEYENLFHEHDTLKSSLRDVKNEIRMLRESYEGIKEKNKLLQTEKESLVNDAKSLNNLRGEHSKLKDDFRNLYTATEKLKMEYRNLQEDYRKNKIETNRLSLKLTEMQGELSTKDERCSNLELQVNKLNQRCEVLLHMNSGLDNDRRSLMDHISLLFSQYHELLTHSLEDKEHYHMEEKMYTDTVNYLYRQKEKLEDKIMEHYKKLESCTAKKKGFGSNLVRRVRKASEFLNKNRRSWAEDSKHSEGKIYESESGGNDSDGSTEDHRLAGSARGLGSDALSLGHPGTRRTVYYTDDSPPPSANLPEQGDDRRSILLEQTPRSEVQVEPRPVLIYNKVSAVINESKNLNNSDMKDVEQEEIVETPVDKDTKAGNPVWYEYGCV, from the exons ATGGCTTCTTCTGAAATTGATGATTTATTATCTGGACCATTGGTGACTTGG tTCACCAGTTGCCTAGAGGATCCTAATTCCTTAACCAGTTATTATGATCTAGTAGACGGTGTATTATTGCATAATGTATTTTTGCAAAT AGATCCAGAACCTATACGTGATGAAATAGTCCCTCCAGAAGGAAATTCATTGATTCGCACAAAAAACTTAAGAGCTGTGGTAGATAATATGAAACAGTTTTATGAAGAGGAATTAGGACATTTAGTTCTAAGGTTACCAGATACAGTAAATTTAGGCAAAGAACCAGAACATTATgttgcagaaatgaaattattattactgttaCTCCTTGGTTGTGCTGTACAATGTcctaataaagaaaaattcattacaAACATAAAAACATTGAATGTTGACACTCAGCTTGCAATAGTGGACTGTATTAAACAA GTAACTGATCATCAAGATATAGTTATTACTCAAGATGCAATGGAAAATGTAAATATGGGTTGTTTATTTgggcaaataaaaaaattgactCAAGAATTGGATTTGTATCGTCAG AAATGGAGAAATACTGTTATAAACGAAAACGTCGAAGGAAACGACTCGTCCATTAGCGGGGAACCCgaagaaataaacaaaatacaaCAATCTAATCTTGTTATTAAATCAGAAAATGAAGATAATCATCATTATGCAGTTGAATTAGCTGATTGGAAATCAAGAGTTAGAAAACAAAGACAAGAATT GGAGGAGAAAACTGAAGCTTTATTAGAATGTAAAGAAGAACTTGAATATCATAAAATGttagtaaataaattaaagcAAGAG AATCAGGAATTGATGCATGAAGCACGCACAGCAAAATCTTATAGAGACGAATTAGATGCAGTAATTGAAAGAGCTGATCGTGCCGATCGATTAGAATTAGAAGTAGTAAGATACAGGGAGAAACTTACAGAcatagaattttataaaactcGGATAGAAGAATTACGTGAAGATAACAG ggTTTTAATGGAAACCAGGGAAATGCTTGAAGATCAATTGAATTCGTCACGAAGAAGAGCAGACAAAGTATTAGAACTTGAgtctgaaattattaaatacaaacaGTTATTGAATGACATGGCATTG gAACGAGCAGCCGATAAAGAAAAGTACCAAGAATTAGTCGAAGAAAACACTCAGTTGCAGAAATTAACAAAAGCTGCTGCAAATGAAGCTGCACTAGCTGATTCTATAAGTGATACTGAAGAACCtg caCACACTGATAACAGATTATCCGAGCAATTGACAAATAATGCACAAACAAGAgcattaaaattagaattagaaaaCCGTCGACTAGTTACCTTAATAGATTccttaaaagaaaattcatttcacgAAAATTCATCTCGTGTTCTAGAAttagaaaaggagaaaaagaagctatcgttaaaaattgaatCATTAAATGATAATATTGAAAGGTTGACGCAACAAAATTCAGATTTGGAATTAGTATGGAAGCAAGCATTGGACGAGAACAAAAAGCTACATAACTcgttgaaaaatcaaaaagtTGCATCCGAGAAACAACAACAAGAATTTCAGGTTCAACATGTAAAAGTGATAGAGTTGGAAAAAAATTACGATACGGCAGTGAAAGAAAAACAACGAGTTCAAACTTTGTTGGAAAGTGTACAAAGACGTGCAGATGACTTAGAACGTAATTTCGAAGTTGCAAACCAGAAAgttgaagaattaaaaattgttgaaaataatataaaagaaattaattccaAGTGTCTTGATCTTGAGTCAAAACTTGTGGTAactgaaaaagagaaagacatAGCACAACGTGATATTCATCGTTACCGGGAAACTATAGAGGAAAAGGATGTCGCATTAGATAAAGCAGCAAATAGTATTGAAGTTTTGGAGAGAAAAGTAATGCAACTTGAACAGGATCTTCATGATTCTGTTACACAGATTTCAAGGTTGCAAGAGATTGAAAGGTCTAGCAAGGAACTGGATTCGCGAGCTGCTATTGATAGAGAAACATTAGAGATTTTACAATCTAATTTAGTAGCTGAAAAATTGAACACTCAACAATTATATACTGTTTTAGAGAAACTTGGGTTTAGTGATAACACGTTGTTGTCACTTCCCTTGGACaatattctaaaaaaaatCGCACAAATTCCGGAAGTCGTTAGTTACGTACAAGAATCAAATGATTCTTGTTGCTGTGACAAATCGATACCAGAATCTAAGACTTTTGAGAGCAATGAAACTGGTAATCTTCATAGCACATTAGAAGCAACGGTAGAATCGCTCAAAAAGGAGCAAGAGCatttacaaatgaaattaGCTACCGCGCAAACAGCATCAGAGAATTTACTATCTGAACATGCAAAGCTTCAAGTGCAGATTACAACGTTACAATCTCAAAACAATTCATTGGCAGCTCAACATACAGCCTTACAACTTGCCAATTCGCAGCTTGTCgctgaaaaagaagaattgcTGAAACAACGCAGTTCACAACAGCAGACTCATGCAAAACTTGTTCACGATCAAGTCACTTTGCAATCTTTACATGAACAGTTGAATAACGagtatgaaaatttattccatGAACATGATACTCTGAAATCAAGTCTACGAgatgtgaaaaatgaaatcagAATGTTACGCGAGTCTTATGAAGGAATCAAAGAGAAAAACAAACTATTGCAAACTGAAAAAGAATCATTAGTAAATGACGCGAAgagtttaaataatttacgaGGAGAACATTCGAAATTAAAG GATGACTTCCGAAATTTATACACTGCTACAGAAAAGTTGAAAATGGAATATAGAAATTTGCAAGAAgattatagaaaaaataaaattgaaacaaatCGATTAAGTCTTAAATTAACAGAGATGCAAGGAGAACTTAGCACCAAAGATGAAAGATGTTCGAATTTAGAACTTCAAGTGAATAAACTAAATCAACGTTGTGAA GTGTTACTACACATGAATTCCGGTTTAGATAACGATAGACGATCCTTAATGGATCACATTAGTTTGTTATTTAGTCAATATCATGAACTTTTAACTCATTCTCTTGAAGATAAAGAGCATTATCACATGgaagaaaaaatgtatac AGACACAGTAAATTATCTATACcgacaaaaagaaaaattagaagaTAAAATCATGGAGCATTACAAAAAGCTAGAAAGTTGTACTGCAAAAAA gaaAGGATTTGGATCGAATTTAGTACGAAGAGTTCGCAAAGCATCAGAGTTTCTTAATAAg AATCGACGATCTTGGGCTGAAGATTCCAAACATTCCGAAGGAAAAATATATGAATCGGAATCTGGAGGAAATGATTCCGATGGTAGTACAGAGGATCATAGACTAGctg gATCTGCTAGAGGTCTTGGATCGGACGCATTGTCCCTTGGTCATCCGGGAACTAGAAGAACAGTATATTATACGGATGATTCGCCGCCACCATCAGCTAATTTACCA GAACAAGGAGATGATAGACGTTCAATTTTACTAGAACAAACACCGCGATCAGAAGTGCAAGTAGAACCTCGACCAGTTTTAATATATAACAAAGTATCAGCAGTTATAAATGAATCAAAGAATCTTAATAATAGTGATATGAAGGATGTAGAGCAAGAAGAAATTGTGGAAACTCCTGTTGATAAAGATACGAAAGCAGGCAATCCGGTGTGGTACGAGTATGGTTGTGTATGA